The Bdellovibrionota bacterium genomic sequence TTGATTGAGTTACAGTTTTTCAAGAGCTCTAACACGACAGTGGGTCTCAATGTTCGTAATCCTTCCATGATGAATCTTGCCTCTTCAAACGTCTGTTTTTCTGGGACAAGACTCAGGAGCTCCATCATCGCTCGTTCAGGTGCAGATATCTTTATTGAAAAACGGAGATGATCCTT encodes the following:
- a CDS encoding type IV toxin-antitoxin system AbiEi family antitoxin domain-containing protein, which codes for KDHLRFSIKISAPERAMMELLSLVPEKQTFEEARFIMEGLRTLRPTVVLELLKNCNSIKVKRLFMALAEESELPWVKSLITADVDFGSGKRMLVEGGYLHPKYLITLPKRNEQ